The Channa argus isolate prfri chromosome 22, Channa argus male v1.0, whole genome shotgun sequence genome has a window encoding:
- the taf1 gene encoding transcription initiation factor TFIID subunit 1 isoform X5 yields the protein MSDSDSDEDQDRPFSLTGFLFGNINEDGQLEDDSVLDNESKKHLAGLGTLGLGSLITEITANEEDDQEETRETGNVDAEGWVKSTEDAVDYSDISEVAEDETKKYRQAMGSLHPSRKTDDEDDYDADCEDIDSKLMPPPPPPTLPTSAKKEEPSCPTNVGEEGDGIILPSIIAPSSTGDKVDFSSSSDSESETDRPCQGSGNGGPPDRLNLPLAGIMQKDAAKALPSVTELFPEFRPGKVLRFLRLFGPGKNMPSVWRSARRKKKRKHRDPQPGTPPPEGEPTDQSQEKKSGWTYEYTPPPPPEQCLSDDEITMMAPVESKFSQTCGDGDKEAESRPRVAEWRYGPAQLWYDMLGVAEDGSNFNYGFKLKEDDTNEPQKQDTPRKITEIVEEFQMQDKNNDDNDDDNIDEDKDRAALENELFLMVTQLQWEDDIIWNGEDIKHKGTKTQRASLAGWLPSSMTRNANAYNAQQGLTRSNSQLVPPTPPPMPKTSSVSGSKREKSNHDNQASQEEDYAWFSIFPIDNEELVYGRWEDNIIWDDQEMYHMLTPPVLTLDPNDENIILEIPDEKEETTSHSPSKENKKETAIKKSRILLGKTGVIKDEPQQNMSQPEVKDPWNLSNDEFYYPKQQGLRGTFGGNIIQHSIPALELRQPFFPTHMGPMKLRQFHRGTLKKYSFGALAQPGPHAVQPLLKHIKKKAKMREQERQASGGGDMFFMRTPQDLTGKDGDLILAEYSEEYPPLIMQVGMASKIKNYYKRKPGKDPGAPDCKYGETVYCHTSPFLGSLHPGQLLQAFENNLFRAPIYLHKMPQTDFLVLRTRHGYYVREIVDIFVVGQECPLFEVPGPNSKRANTHIRDFLQVFIYRLFWKSKDRPRRIRMEDIKKAFPSHSESSIRKRLKLCADFKRTGMDSNWWVLKPDFRLPTEEEIRAMVSPEQCCAYYSMLVAEQRLKDAGYGEKSFFAPEEENEEDFQMKIDDEVRTAPWNTTRAFISAMKGKCLLEVTGVADPTGCGEGFSYVKVPNKPTQQKDDKEPQPVKKTVTGTDADLRRLSLKNAKQLLRKFGVPEEEIKKLSRWEVIDVVRTMSTEQARSGEGPMSKFARGSRFSVAEHQERYKEECQRIFDLQNKVLESTEVLSTDTDSSSAEDSDFEEMGKNIENMLQNKKTSSQLSREREEQERKELQRMLMGEDSDRDNKGRKERRKGLSSSLSTSSHKDDDTSSVTSLNSSATGKRLKIYRTFRDEDGKEYVRCETVRKAAVIDAYLRIRTTKDDEFIRKFALFDEQHREEMRKERRRIQEQLRRLKRNQEKDKIKGPPEKKAKKVKERPDLKLKCGACGAIGHMRTNKFCPLYYQTNAPPSNPVAMTEEQEEELEKTVIHNDNEELIKVEGTKIVLGKQLIESADEVRRKSLVLKFPKQQLPPKKKRRVGSAVHCDYLNKPHKAIHRRRTDPMVTLSSVLESIINDMRDNPSTYPFHTPVNAKVVKDYYKIITRPMDLQTLRENVRKRMYPSRDEFREAVELIVKNSATYNGAKHPITQVAQSMLDLCDAKLKEKEDRLVRLEKAINPLLDDDDQVAFSFILDNIVTQKMMVVPDSWPFHHPVNKKFVPDYYKVIVNPMDLESIRKNISKHKYQNRETFLSDVSHIHTNSIKYNGPDSPYTKTALDIVNVCKQTLAEYDEHLTQLEKDISTAKEAALDAADLESLDPLTPGPYTPQPADLFDSGASGSLPREPSSLFSEGPLVVAPEKRGGQGRHSRRPGEEESDVDIEGFEEDDDGKPKTPAPAEDAEGDLEDEDDEEEMLLPPHRRVSEQDEEEDEEEEEDSRSNRPAQASVLYQDLLMSDGEDDASEEEGDNPFSSIQLSESGSDSDREVDVRPPPPRRAQETARMGMDQDESMMSYEGDGADEPHMEDSNVSYGSYEETESRSQMQPSSLGNGEEYGISEEEEDEEDEARRRGPAVLSQVQLSEDEESEEFRSIGGDSDIDSDN from the exons ATGTCAGACTCAGACAGTGATGAGGACCAAGATCGCCCATTTTCTTTAACAGGATTCCTCTTTGGAAACATCAATGAAGATGGACAACTAGAGGATGACAGTGTTCTGGACAAT GAGTCCAAAAAGCATTTGGCTGGTTTGGGTACCCTTGGTCTGGGCTCACTCATAACAGAGATCACTGCCAATGAGGAAGATGATCAAGAGGAAACTCGAGAGACTGGAAATGTCGATGCAGAGG GTTGGGTAAAAAGCACTGAAGATGCAGTGGATTATTCTGACATCAGTGAAGTTGCTGAGGATGAGACTAAGAAGTACCGTCAGGCCATGGGGTCTTTGCACCCCAGCAGGAAAACAG ATGATGAGGATGACTACGACGCAGACTGTGAGGATATTGATTCTAAGCTTAtgcctcctccaccaccaccaactCTCCCTACATCTGCTAAAAAAGAGGAACCCTCCTGTCCCACAAATG TTGGGGAAGAGGGTGATGGCATTATCCTTCCCTCCATCATTGCACCATCCTCTACAGGTGATAAGGTTGATTTTAGCAGCTCCTCAGACTCTGAGTCAGAAACGGACCGCCCCTGCCAGGGCTCAGGTAATGGAGGGCCTCCAGACAGACTCAACCTCCCACTTGCTGGCATTATGCAAAAGGATGCTGCCAAAGCACTGCCAAGTGTTACAGAGCTCTTCCCAGAGTTTAGGCCTGGAAAG GTGCTTAGGTTCTTACGACTATTTGGTCCTGGAAAGAACATGCCATCAGTTTGGCGGAGTGCCCGCAGGAAGAAGAAACGAAAGCACCGGGACCCTCAACCTGGGACGCCCCCTCCAGAAGGGGAACCAACAGACCAAAGCCAGGAAAAGAAGTCTGGGTGGACTTATGAGTACacaccccctccacccccagAGCAGTGCCTTTCTGATGATGAG ATAACCATGATGGCTCCAGTAGAATCTAAGTTTTCACAAACTTGTGGTGATGGGGACAAGGAGGCAGAGTCTCGACCAAGAGTAGCTGAATGGAGATATGGCCCAGCCCAGCTTTGGTATGACATGCTAGGTGTTGCTGAAGATGGAAGCAATTTCAATTATGGGTTTAAGCTAAAAGAAGACGACACCAATGAGCCTCAGAAGCAGGACACACCTAGAAAAATAACAGAGATTGTTGAAGAG TTTCAGATGCAGGACAAGAacaatgatgataatgatgatgataatattgATGAAGATAAAGACAGAGCAGCTCTTGAGAATGAGCTCTTCCTGATGGTTACTCAATTGCAATGGGAGGATGATATTATCTGGAATGGAGAGGACATAAAACACAAGGGCACCAAGACTCAGCGAGCCAGCCTGGCAGGATGGCTGCCCTCTAGCATGACCCGCAATGCCAATGCCTACAATGCACAGCAGG GTCTGACAAGAAGTAATTCCCAGTTGGTGCCACCTACACCACCTCCAATGCCCAAAACTTCTTCAGTCTCTGGCTCTAAACGTGAAAAAAGCAACCATGATAATCAGG CTTCTCAGGAAGAAGACTATGCCTGGTTTTCTATTTTCCCAATTGACAATGAAGAGTTGGTTTATGGACGCTGGGAAGACAACATTATCTGGGATGACCAGGAAATGTATCACATGCTTACGCCACCTGTTCTTACACTGGATCCCAATGATGAGAATATTATTTTAG AAATTCCTgatgaaaaggaagaaacaaCGTCTCACTCCCCATCAAAAGAGAATAAGAAGGAAACTGCAATCAAAAAGAGCCGCATCTTGCTGGGGAAGACCGGAGTGATAAAAGATGAGCCACAGCAG AACATGTCCCAGCCTGAGGTGAAGGACCCCTGGAACCTCTCCAATGATGAATTTTACTATCCCAAACAACAGGGTCTGAGGGGGACCTTTGGTGGAAACATCATTCAG CACTCCATCCCAGCACTGGAGCTAAGGCAACCATTCTTCCCCACTCACATGGGCCCAATGAAACTGAGGCAGTTTCATCGGGGGACTTTGAAGAAGTACTCATTTGGAGCATTGGCTCAGCCAGGTCCCCATGCTGTCCAGCCATTACTCAAGCACATTAAGAAGAAGGCTAAG atgcGAGAGCAGGAACGTCAGGCATCAGGAGGAGGAGACATGTTCTTCATGAGAACCCCACAGGACCTGACAGGCAAAGATGGAGATCTCATCTTGGCAGAGTACAGCGAAGAATATCCTCCACTTATCATGCAAGTCGGTATGGCGTCAAAGATAAAAAACTACTATAAAAGG AAACCAGGAAAGGATCCCGGGGCACCTGACTGTAAATATGGAGAGACTGTGTACTGCCACACATCACCTTTCCTGGGTTCACTGCATCCAGGACAGCTGCTCCAG gcATTTGAGAACAACCTTTTTCGTGCTCCAATCTACCTTCACAAGATGCCACAGACTGACTTTCTCGTTCTGCGAACACGACACGGCTACTATGTTAGAGAGATTGTGGACATTTTTGTAGTTGGCCAGGAGTGCCCCTTGTTTGAGGTTCCTGGGCCCAACTCCAAACGTGCCAATACCCACATTAGAGACTTCCTTCAA GTGTTTATTTACCGCCTTTTCTGGAAAAGTAAGGATCGTCCCAGGAGAATCCGTATGGAAGatataaaaaaagcttttcccTCACACTCGGAAAGCAGCATCAGGAAGCGACTGAAACTCTGTGCTGACTTTAAACGTACAG GGATGGACTCTAACTGGTGGGTTCTGAAGCCTGACTTCAGGTTGCCTACAGAAGAAGAGATCAGAGCCATGGTGTCTCCAGAGCAGTGCTGTGCTTACTATAGTATGCTAGTGGCAGAGCAGAGACTCAAG gATGCTGGATATGGTGAGAAATCCTTCTTTGCTCCAGAGGAGGAGAACGAAGAAGACTTCCAAATGAAGATTGATGATGAG GTGCGGACAGCACCTTGGAACACAACAAGAGCCTTCATTTCTGCCATGAAAGGAAAATGCCTGTTGGAAGTTACAGGAGTGGCTGACCCTACCGGGTGTGGAGAGGGTTTTTCCTATGTCAAAGTGCCCAACAAGCCCACTCAGCAGAAG GATGACAAGGAGCCACAGCCTGTTAAGAAGACAGTAACGGGGACAGATGCTGACCTAAGGAGGTTGTCACTTAAGAATGCCAAGCAGCTGCTGCGCAAGTTTGGTGTCCCTGAGGAAGAG atcaAGAAGCTTTCACGCTGGGAGGTGATAGACGTTGTGAGAACCATGTCCACAGAGCAGGCACGTTCAGGTGAGGGACCCATGAGCAAGTTTGCCAGAGGCTCTCGTTTCTCTGTTGCTGAACACCAGGAGCGATACAAGGAAGAGTGCCAGAGAATCTTTGACCTGCAGAACAA GGTGTTAGAATCCACAGAGGTGCTctccacagacacagacagcagcTCAGCAGAGGACAGTGACTTTGAGGAGATGgggaaaaatattgaaaacatgCTGCAGAACAAAAAGACTAGCTCCCAGCTTTCCCGTGAGAGGGAGGAACAGGAAAGGAAGGAGCTTCAGAGGATGCTGATGGGTGAGGATAGCGATCGTGACAACAAGGGACGCAAGGAGCGCCGCAAAGGCTTGT CCAGCTCTTTATCCACCAGTTCCCACAAGGATGACGACACGTCCTCTGTCACTAGCCTAAACTCTTCGGCTACAGGAAAGCGACTCAAGATCTATCGGACCTTCAGGGATGAAGACGGCAAAGAGTATGTCCGCTGCGAAACAGTACGCAAGGCTGCAGTCATTGATGCCTACCTAAGGATTAGAACCACCAAGGATGATGAATTCAT ACGAAAGTTTGCCCTCTTCGATGAACAGCATAGGGAAGAGATGAGGAAGGAGCGCAGACGTATTCAGGAGCAGCTGAGAAGGCTGAAGAGAAACCAAGAGAAGGACAAGATCAAGGGACCACCAGAGAAGAAGGCCAAGAAGGTCAAAGAGAGACCAGACCTCAAG CTGAAGTGTGGAGCATGTGGAGCCATTGGGCACATGAGGACCAACAAGTTCTGCCCACTGTACTATCAGACCAATGCCCCACCCTCCAACCCAGTTGCTATGACagaagagcaggaagaggagcTGGAAAAGACTGTCATTCACAATGACAATGAGGAATTGATCAAGGTGGAGGGTACTAAGATTGTGCTGGGCAAACAGCTCATTGAGAG TGCCGATGAAGTGCGGAGGAAGTCTTTAGTGCTCAAGTTCCCCAAGCAACAGCTCccaccaaaaaagaaaaggcgTGTAGGCAGCGCTGTACACTGTGACTATCTTAAT AAGCCACACAAGGCCATCCACCGCAGACGCACTGACCCCATGGTGACCTTGTCCTCTGTACTGGAGAGCATCATCAATGACATGCGGGATAACCCCAGC ACATATCCATTTCACACACCGGTTAATGCAAAGGTTGTGAAGGATTACTATAAGATCATCACTCGGCCCATGGACCTGCAGACACTGAGAGAGAATGTACGTAAACGAATGTACCCATCGAGGGACGAGTTTCGTGAAGCAGTGGAGCTTATTGTTAAAAACAGTGCAACCTACAATG GTGCAAAGCATCCAATAACACAGGTAGCACAGTCCATGTTGGACTTATGTGATGCTAAACTGAAAGAG aAGGAAGACAGGCTGGTGAGGCTAGAGAAAGCAATCAACCCCCTGCTAGATGATGATGATCAGGTGGCCTTCTCCTTCATCCTGGATAACATTGTGACCCAGAAAATGATGGTGGTTCCTGAT TCATGGCCCTTCCATCATCCTGTCAACAAGAAGTTTGTGCCTGATTATTATAAAGTGATTGTAAATCCCATGGACCTGGAGAGCATCCGCAAG AACATCTCCAAACACAAATACCAGAACCGGGAGACGTTCCTTTCAGATGTCAGTCACATCCACACCAATAGTATCAAGTACAATG GGCCAGACAGTCCTTATACCAAGACAGCCCTGGACATTGTCAATGTGTGTAAGCAGACTTTGGCAGAG TATGATGAGCATTTGACTCAGTTGGAAAAGGACATCTCTACTGCGAAAGAGGCAGCTCTAGATGCAGCTGACTTGGAGAGTCTGGACCCATTGACTCCTGGACCATACACACCACAG CCTGCTGATCTTTTTGACAGTGGGGCTTCAGGGAGTCTACCCAGAGAGCCCAGCAGCCTTTTCTCTGAGGGACCTCTAGTGGTTGCtccagagaagagagggggGCAG GGACGCCACAGCAGAAGACCTGGGGAAGAAGAGTCAGATGTGGACATTGAAGGCTTTGAGGAGGACGATGATGGCAAACCGAAGACTCCTGCTCCT GCAGAGGATGCAGAAGGAGATctggaggatgaggatgatgaagaggagatgTTGCTACCACCCCACAGACGGGTCAGTGAGCAGGACGAAGAAGAggacgaggaagaggaggaagatagTAGATCTAACCGCCCTGCCCAAGCTAGTGTGCTGTACCAGGACCTTCTCATGTCTGATGGGGAGGATGATGCCAGCGAAGAGGAGGGTGATAACCCTTTCTCCT CAATCCAACTATCAGAAAGTGGCAGTGACTCTGACAGAGAGGTAGACGTGAGACCTCCACCTCCACGGAGAGCTCAAGAGACAGCCCGCATGGGTATGGACCAGGATGAGAGCATGATGTCTTACGAAGGAGATGGAGCCGACGAGCCTCACATGGAAGACAGCAATGTCAG CTATGGCAGCTATGAGGAAACAGAGAGCAGGAGTCAGATGCAGCCCTCTAGTCTTGGAAATGGAGAAGAATATGGCAttagtgaggaggaggaagatgaagaagatgaagcgCGGAGGAGAGGCCCAGCTGTGCTCTCCCAGGTTCAGCTTAGTGAAGATGAGGAGAGTGAAGAGTTCAGATCTATTGGAGGGGACAGCGACATAGACTCTGACAACTag